Genomic segment of Vicinamibacterales bacterium:
AGCTCGCGCCAGACGAACGCCGTCGCCTCGACGTGATCGCCGGTGCGGCGCAGCGGGCCGACGGCGCGGCCGAAATATCCGGAAAGCGCGCGCAGGCTGCAGCGCGGAAGATCCGGGAACAGGCGCCTGGCGATGTCGTGCGTGCAGACCACGTCGAGCGGAAACACGCCGTTCGCCAGCGCGCGGAGGAACGGCTGCTCGAACCGGGCGAAGTGGATGACCGCGGGTGCGGGCTGCTGCGCAAGACTCGCGGCCTGGTCGGACAGCTCCTGCCACGCGAAGTGCCGGTCGACAGCGGCCGTCCTCATCATGCGGTCGGAGATCCCCGTGATCCGGGCAACCGCTGGAGGAATCCGTTCGCCGTCGGGGAGCGCGATCAGAGACGACCGCGCGTCCGTGATGGCTTCGCGCAGGCGGGCCCAGCCGATCTCGAGCAGATGTCCTCGGGGAGCCGCAGCCGTGGCCTGGCAGTCGATCACCAGCACCTCGAGTTGCGACAGCGGCTCGGAACGACCGTGCGTCACCATGTGCCACGACTGGAATCAGGCGCACCCGCAGGCCATCACGGTATCATATTCGCCTTTTGTTCGCCCACGATCCGCAGCGCGCGGCCGGTTTGGACCAGGCCCAGTCACCTCCACGGTACTGATCGGTGGCACGACCCCTGTGTCCCCTGACACAACCGAACTCGATACGGGATGAGACGCTCGTTTGCGCTCGCTTGACGAACTCCCTGATCCACGTCGGTGGGCGTGGATACCGTTCACGGGGCGGATCGGCGGCCAGCCGAAAGCATTGCAGGCATCCGTGGACGCACTGGCCTGCCCAGACGAAGCTCGCGACAACTGAGTGAAGTCTGGCATCACCGATCGGAGCAGCGCTGCCTGGACTGACGGTCAGCCCCCGAAGATCCGCTACATGCAGCTATACGGCGCATAATCTTCTTCGACGGCCACAGGGAAATTCACACGCATACGCGGAGGCATGATGAGCCGAAAAGTATGGATGTGCGTGCTGCTGGGCGCAGTCGGGGCGGCACAGCCGGATGCCGGACAAGCGCATCGGTTTGACGTCGTCTTGAAGAACGGCACCATTCTGGATGGTTCAGGATTGCCGCCGTATCGCGCGGACGTTGCGATCGCGGGCGGTCGCATCGCGAGGATCGGAAATCTCCCGCGCGACTCGGCGGAGCACGATATCGACGTCACCGGACTCTACGTCGCTCCTGGATTCATCAACATTCACAGCCATCTTCAGCCGGCGGCGCTCCCGCGTGCGGAGAACATGCTGACGCAGGGCGTGACCACCGAGATCACGAATGCGGACGGAGCCGGGCCGACCGATCTACGCACCGTGACGGCACGCGTCGCCAGAGCCGGCCTCTCGGTCAATCTGGGTGCTTACATCGGTTTCAACAGCGTGTGGTCCGCCGTGGTCGGACTCTCCGATCGCCGGCCAACGGCCGAGGAGATCGATCGGATGCGTGCCCTCATCGTCGCCGCGATGAAGGCGGGCGCGTGGGGTGTCTCCGCCGGACTCGAGTACAGGCCCGGGTATTTCGCGCGAACGGAGGAAGTCACTCAGGTGGTCTCCGCTGCCGCACCATGGCGAACGAACTTCCCGAACCACGTCCGGAAGACGCCCGAGTCGGGCTTCAGCTGGCGCGTCGGCCTCGAAGAGACGCTGCGCATTGCGAAGGCGGCGGGATTGATTGGGGTCATCACGCACATGAAGGCAGAAGGGAAGGAGCAGGGAACGGCGACCCGGCTGCTTGCCACCGTCGCCGCGTCGACCCGGGAGGGCGACTACGCGGCGGCGGACGTGTACCCATATCTGTCCGGGCAGACCCGCCTGAGCAATCTCATCATTCCGGCCTGGGTGCAGGATGGCGGACGACAGGCGATGCTCGAGCGATTTGCCGACCCCGACCAGCGTCCGCGGATCGCCCGCGAAATCGAGCAGACGATCGCCGGTCGATTGGGCGACGTCGCGGGCATCTATCTTCCGGAGACGCGACGGCATTTGACCGATGTGATGCGCCAGATGGAGGTGTCTGCGGGCGAGGCGGTGGTGCGGCTGGTCGAGAAGGACGACCCGCAGATGATCGCGCCATTCGGCCGCGAATCAGACCTGCAGAAGATCCTCGAGTACCCCGACACGTCGATCGCGTGCGATTGCGGTGCCACGAACGCGAGCGACATCCATCCGCGGTTCTACGGCTCGTTTCCTCGAGTCCTCGGAAAGTACGTGCGTGAAGAGAAGATTCTCACCTGGCAGGATGCGGTGCGGAAGATGACGGCGCTTCCGGCAGCGACGATCGGCATGATCGATCGCGGCTACCTCGCGCCCGGTATGGCAGCCGATGTGACGGTGTTCGATCCTCGTACCGTCGTCGATCGCGCAACCTACGAGAAGCCGGCCGTTCTTTCCGAGGGCATTCGGCATGTCTTCGTCAACGGCGTGCATGCGGTGCGTGACGGCGTGGTCACCGGCGAGCAAGGCGGACGCGTACTCTGGAGAACCGATGCGATGCCGAGCCGTCCGATGACAGCAAACGGAAGGCGCCGCGTCACCCTGCGCACGCAGACTGAGACTGGTGAGATCTCGATCGATATCCGGCAGGAGCGGGGCGCGCGTTACGCGCAGGGAACCGTCGTAATGCGAGCCGGCGACGCGCCAGTCGTGGCGGGCGAACTCGGCGTGCTACAGGTGGCGCCCGGTTGGGCGAGCTTTACCGCCGAGAACATGCATGCCGTGATTGACGCTGCGAATCCGTTGACTCCTGGATCGGCACGGCTGAACGTTTGGCTGCGCAACGCCGAGGCTCCGCACGTGTCGGCGGTCGATCCTGCGAAGGTCCGCGTGACGCTTCCGCAGCGCTGACTCTCGAACGTCAGCAGGAGCGTTCGGCGGCAATCCGATCCGCAGCGCCGTCGATGAAGGGCGCTTCCACGGCGATGAAGCTTCGACTGGCGAGCGGAGGCTCGTTCTGAACGGCCTTTCGAACCCCACCCATCGCGGTCGAACGGCTCAGGTCCATGACGGCTGTTGTGGATGATCGAGCGACAACAATCGACGGCACAAACCCGGGTGGGGCATGAATGCTCTGACTTTCCCGTCGACAAGGGTGCGACGATGATCCGAACACTGTCCACCGCCATCGTCCTGATCTCAAACCGGCGAACGTGAAACTGACGCCCGACAGCACCGTGAACGAAGCAATCGGGAGCGAGTCGGGGTCTGCGACCTGACTCGCTCCAGATTGTCGCCACCAGCGCCGGCTAGCTGCAGCTGAGCGCCGGATTCCAGGGCTCGAACACGCCGTTCGGATTGTTCGCCCAGATCCACACGTGCATGTCCCAATGCCACGGCATCCCCGGGAAGTGTCCCGGCATCGGCCCGTCGAAAGTCCGGCCGAAGAGTTGGGGGGTCGGCGTCACCACCTGGTAGTTCGAGGGCCACGGACTCGGAGAGGTCCAGGGGGCGACCTGGTTGGTGGCGGGATCGCGCAGCAGCACGAACTGGATGTACTCGACTGCGACGAGCCGGAATCCGCCGTCTGGCTTGGGCAGGTACAGCAGCACTTCCGGGCGAAGCGGATCGATCTGCTGAGTGGCCAGCAGCGCGGAGTTCGGCGTATGGATGCCCATCGTTCCAATCGGGATCTGGTCGCACACGCGGCCTGCCGGGTTCAGATACCCGGCCGCGACCGCCGCAGACACCTCGTGGAACTGAGCGGTCGCCTCGCGAACGGCCGCCAGCTGCGGGCCCAGGGACGGATCCCCCTGGAGCGGCGACTGGACGTCCGCGGCGGCGGGTGCCGGCGCAACCGGGGTCCTGCCGTCGGAACAGCCTGTGATGAGGAGCGCGAGTCCGCAGGCGGCGATTCCGGGCGTTGAGCGTCGAACGAGGGTTCCCATGTGCATAGAGCTCCATTTCTGAACGATGACGGTTCCGTTCCCGCGGCGGCCAGACGCCGCCTGCATATCCGTCAGGCGGAATCCGCCTGTGGAAAGTGCACCCCGGGGTAGACTCGGTCGCGGATGGCGAACCCCGGAGACGTGACGGAGCTCCTCATGGCGTGGAGTGCCGGCGGGGGGAACGCGCTGGGCGAGCTCGAGGTGCTCGTGCACCGGGAGCTGCGGCAGATGGCCAG
This window contains:
- a CDS encoding amidohydrolase family protein is translated as MSRKVWMCVLLGAVGAAQPDAGQAHRFDVVLKNGTILDGSGLPPYRADVAIAGGRIARIGNLPRDSAEHDIDVTGLYVAPGFINIHSHLQPAALPRAENMLTQGVTTEITNADGAGPTDLRTVTARVARAGLSVNLGAYIGFNSVWSAVVGLSDRRPTAEEIDRMRALIVAAMKAGAWGVSAGLEYRPGYFARTEEVTQVVSAAAPWRTNFPNHVRKTPESGFSWRVGLEETLRIAKAAGLIGVITHMKAEGKEQGTATRLLATVAASTREGDYAAADVYPYLSGQTRLSNLIIPAWVQDGGRQAMLERFADPDQRPRIAREIEQTIAGRLGDVAGIYLPETRRHLTDVMRQMEVSAGEAVVRLVEKDDPQMIAPFGRESDLQKILEYPDTSIACDCGATNASDIHPRFYGSFPRVLGKYVREEKILTWQDAVRKMTALPAATIGMIDRGYLAPGMAADVTVFDPRTVVDRATYEKPAVLSEGIRHVFVNGVHAVRDGVVTGEQGGRVLWRTDAMPSRPMTANGRRRVTLRTQTETGEISIDIRQERGARYAQGTVVMRAGDAPVVAGELGVLQVAPGWASFTAENMHAVIDAANPLTPGSARLNVWLRNAEAPHVSAVDPAKVRVTLPQR